From the genome of Chroicocephalus ridibundus chromosome 1, bChrRid1.1, whole genome shotgun sequence, one region includes:
- the HTR1F gene encoding 5-hydroxytryptamine receptor 1F: protein MDLINSTEQNSTSEELFKWVTSKILISITLSVLALMTTAINSLVMTAIIVTRKLHHPANYLICSLAVTDFLVAVLVMPFSIVYIVKETWIMGQVVCDIWLSVDITCCTCSILHLSAIALDRYRAITDAVEYARKRTPKHAGIMIAVVWIISIFISMPPLFWRHQTTSRDDECIIKHDHIVFTIYSTFGAFYIPLALILILYYKIYKAAKTFHRRSVSRIVREEVNGQVLLDAGERSTKSASMPSTAEKTSDPLVDCDKINITLRSPRSESKHEKSWKKQRISSTRERKAATTLGLILGAFVICWLPFFVKEVVVNTCERCYISEDMSNFLAWLGYINSLINPLIYTIFNEDFKKAFQKLVRCRQYL from the coding sequence ATGGATTTAATAAACTCAACTGAACAGAACAGTACATCAGAAGAACTGTTCAAATGGGTGACATCCAAGATTCTCATTTCCATTACCCTGTCTGTGCTTGCACTAATGACAACAGCCATCAATTCTCTTGTGATGACTGCAATAATTGTGACAAGAAAGCTCCACCACCCTGCCAACTATTTAATCTGCTCTCTTGCAGTGACTGATTTCCTTGTGGCAGTCCTAGTGATGCCTTTCAGCATTGTCTACATTGTAAAGGAGACCTGGATCATGGGGCAAGTGGTGTGTGACATTTGGCTGAGCGTGGACATTACTTGCTGCACATGTTCCATCTTGCATCTCTCTGCCATTGCTTTGGACCGGTACAGAGCAATCACAGACGCTGTGGAATATGCACGGAAAAGGACACCTAAGCATGCTGGCATCATGATTGCAGTGGTATGGATCATATCCATTTTTATCTCCATGCCGCCTTTGTTCTGGCGGCACCAGACAACCAGCAGGGATGACGAATGCATCATCAAACATGACCACATTGTTTTCACCATTTACTCTACATTTGGCGCCTTCTATATCCCGCTGGCCTTGATTCTGATCCTTTATTACAAGATATACAAGGCAGCCAAGACATTTCACAGAAGAAGCGTCAGCCGGATTGTAAGGGAAGAGGTAAATGGACAAGTGCTTTTGGACGCAGGTGAAAGAAGCACCAAATCAGCTTCAATGCCCAGCACAGCGGAGAAGACATCAGATCCCCTGGTAGACTGCGATAAAATCAATATCACCCTACGGAGTCCCAGGTCTGAATCTAAGCACGAGAAGtcctggaaaaaacagagaaTTTCTAGcacaagagagagaaaggcagcaaCTACTCTGGGTCTGATCTTGGGGGCATTTGTGATCTGCTGGCTccctttttttgtaaaagaagtaGTTGTTAATACCTGTGAAAGATGTTACATCTCAGAAGACATGTCTAATTTCCTAGCATGGTTGGGATATATAAATTCCCTTATTAACCCTCTAATCTACACAATCTTTAATGAAGATTTCAAGAAAGCCTTCCAGAAGCTTGTGCGGTGTAGGCAATATCTTTAA